One stretch of Microplitis mediator isolate UGA2020A chromosome 9, iyMicMedi2.1, whole genome shotgun sequence DNA includes these proteins:
- the LOC130674398 gene encoding protein TRC8 homolog, whose product MDPLVGDRMMGIANVVMRVPPLFIIDELLRIGLGMPEETIVLNATDHYDYNKYASVQNTIVGSIASVATAEPSLIQSFNINSYFYQAYILTIMRFFACCFGIAASIYTFMLWTGHLIIVYMYLISVGTIFVSYWSNVRTMQSIITYTSTYNPNITSTPSILDDVLRLNFNHLIENGPGNIVIQNYVIQAILASVFCYIHLAPRHVILDRLLFISFLIPSILGIYPLPATVLHHAPVIAALLPLLVCKFILWYSSISMLKIMHSGYHHARTFISNYGLSALAEIEWMRLNVPNVLRTFWMLRVFEQIVQLLGTHYNEESFTLSTLIRTLLVNGCETLTALLGMTSIISSICHYIGCFFRWVLLTEDDEEKSIGTVSAILFYILALQTGLTSLDREKRLVRLFRNFCLLSTAVLHFVHNIVNPVLMSISASHNPALRRHLRALSVCLFLIVFPITLLVFLWSHFSMSTWLLAVSIFCVEVIVKVCVSLAIYGLFLFDAYRSTFWEPLDDCLYVIRSFGNTVEFAFGVVLFFNGVWILFFESGGAIRAIMMGIHAYFNIWNEAKAGWSVFMKRRTAVYKINSLPEANVDQLRRLDDVCAICYQEMKSAKVTRCNHFFHGVCLRKWLYVQDRCPLCHDILYKVETPPEKEPPQAPGGSQDPVAREREDVEDERPDLAPGRETSTIIR is encoded by the exons atggatcCACTAGTCGGCGACCGCATGATGGGGATCGCAAACGTTGTAATGCGAGTACCTCCACTTTTTATAATCGACGAGCTGCTAAGAATCGGATTAGGAATGCCCGAGGAGACCATTGTTCTCAATGCAACTGACCACTatgattacaataaatatgcGAGCGTCCAAAATACTATTGTAGGATCAATAGCTTCTGTTGCTACAGCGGAACCTTCTTTAATACagtcttttaatattaatagttaTTTCTATCAGGCTTACATTCTTACTATTATGAGGTTTTTCGCTTGTTGTTTTG GTATCGCAGCTTCTATTTACACATTTATGCTCTGGACTGGTCATTTAATAATCGTCTACATGTACCTGATATCTGTTGGCACAATATTCGTGTCCTATTGGTCCAACGTGAGAACAATGCAATCAATAATAACTTACACGTCAACTTACAATCCAAATATCACGTCAACTCCAAGTATTTTGGATGACGTGCTCCGGTTGAACTTCAATCACTTGATTGAAAACGGGCCTGGGAATATCGTTATCCAGAACTACGTAATCCAAGCTATTTTGGCAAGCGTCTTTTGCTACATCCATCTGGCTCCACGTCACGTTATCCTCGATAGGTTACTTTTCATAAGCTTCCTCATACCGTCAATTCTCGGTATTTACCCTCTACCT GCAACTGTTCTGCATCACGCTCCAGTAATAGCAGCCCTACTTCCTCTTTTAGTCTGCAAGTTCATTCTCTGGTACAGCAGCATctcgatgttaaaaataatgcacTCCGGGTATCATCATGCGCGGACCTTCATTAGCAACTACGGACTTTCAGCGCTCGCGGAAATAGAATGGATGCGACTTAACGTGCCCAATGTACTCCGTACTTTCTGGATGTTAAGAGTTTTTGAGCAGATAGTCCAGCTACTCGGCACCCACTACAACGAGGAATCATTCACTCTATCAACTTTAATCCGGACTTTATTAGTAAACGGCTGTGAAACCCTAACTGCCTTATTGGGCATGACTTCCATAATATCCTCTATCTGTCATTACATCGGTTGTTTCTTCCGGTGGGTTCTCCTTACCGAAGACGACGAGGAGAAGAGTATAGGAACAGTATCCGCCATTTTGTTTTACATCCTCGCTCTGCAGACTGGTCTGACATCCCTGGACCGGGAGAAACGACTAGTCCGTCTTTTCCGTAACTTCTGTCTTCTGTCCACAGCAGTCTTGCATTTTGTTCACAACATCGTAAACCCAGTCCTTATGTCGATCAGCGCCTCTCATAACCCAGCATTGAGACGTCACTTGCGGGCGCTCAGTGTCTGCCTCTTTCTAATAGTCTTTCCCATAACACTTTTAGTCTTCCTCTGGTCCCACTTCAGTATGTCTACCTGGCTCCTTGCTGTCTCAATCTTCTGCGTTGAAGTAATCGTCAAAGTCTGCGTATCTCTGGCCATCTATGGGCTCTTCCTTTTCGATGCCTACCGTAGTACCTTCTGGGAACCACTTGATGACTGTCTCTACGTAATTCGCAGCTTTGGCAACACTGTAGAGTTTGCTTTTGGCGTAGTCCTCTTCTTCAACGGCGTCTGGATTCTATTTTTTGAGTCCGGAGGTGCGATTCGTGCAATCATGATGGGCATACACGCGTACTTCAACATTTGGAACGAGGCTAAAGCAGGATGGAGCGTATTTATGAAGCGTCGTACTGCTGTctacaaaataaattcactACCTGAGGCGAATGTCGATCAACTCCGTAGACTTGATGACGTATGCGCCATCTGCTATCAAGAAATGAAGAGCGCCAAAGTAACCCGGTGCAATCACTTCTTCCACGGGGTTTGCTTGAGAAAATGGCTCTACGTACAAGACAGATGTCCTCTGTGTCACGACATTCTTTATAAAGTTGAAACTCCTCCGGAAAAGGAACCACCCCAAGCGCCTGGTGGTAGTCAGGATCCAGTAGCGAGGGAAAGAGAAGATGTTGAAGACGAGAGACCAGACTTGGCGCCAGGCAGAGAGACTTCAACGATCATCAGGTGA